Genomic segment of Candidatus Binatia bacterium:
CGCACTATTTCACGATTCAGGCGCTCCGGCGCGCCGGCCTGGAGCCCAATCGCGATTTCTCCTTTCTCCAGACCGGCGGCGAGCCGGAGAGCCTCGCCGCTCTGCTCAGCAAAAAAATCGACGTCGTGACTTTGACCGCGCCCTCGGACGCCATCGCGCTCGCCAAGGGATACCACTACGTCGTATACGGCCCCGATCTCCGCATTCCCTATGCGGCGACGGCTTTCGTCAGCAAGCGCTCGGTCATGGGAAAGCGGCCTCAAGTCGTCGGTCAATTCATGCGCTCCATGGCCGAAGCCGCCAAAATTCTCCACACGGACAGAGAATTCACTTACAAGGTGCTGGGAAAATATTTGCGCGTCACGGATCGGTCCATACTGGAAGCCGCATACAACGGCGAGATCAAGGCGCTGGAGCCTCGCCTGGTGATCAAACCGGAGGCTCTTCAGGCGACGCTCGAAGAAGTCGCGCCGGTCGATCCTCGGGCAAAGGGCGTGAAGCCGCAGGATTTGGTCGATATGCGCTACGTCGACGAGATGGAAAAGAGCGGCTTCTTCGAGCAGATTTGGAAGAAATAAAAAGATTTAAGGGAGGCTCGAATGCAATCACTGCGAGACGCCGTGAAGGTTGTGGACTCCGACGGCCACGCGCGCGACATGGACGAACTGCTGAAACCCTATCTCCCGGAGCCTTATCGCCGCCGCACGGCGCCGCTTATTCCGCGCGAGACGTACGATCGAAACATGGGCGGAACTCTGGGCCATGCCGGAGTCAAGCTCGAAGAGCGGCTCGCGGCGATGGATACGCAAGAGATCGACAGCGTGGTTCTCTATCCCACTTCCGGTTTGGGCATCGGACGGGTCAAAGAAAAAGAGTGCGCCGTGGCTCTCTGCCGCGCCTACGACGATTTTATCTCTGACTATTGCAAGGGTTCGCCGCGGCTCAAAGCGGTGGCGAATCTTCCGCTCCACAGCCCGGAGGAGGCGGCCAAGGAACTAAATCGCGCGGTCACGAAACTCGGCTTGGTCGGCGGCATGCTGGCGGCCCAGGCGCACGCCAGGAATCTCGGCTCGCCGGAATACTACCCGCTTTATCGCGAGGCCGAGCAGCTGAATACGCCGATCGCGATTCACGCCTTTGGCGGCGACGAGCCGGGCAGCGAAATCTTCGATCAGTTCATCAGTATTCACACGACCGGCCATCCGTTTCCGGTGCTGCGCCAGCTCACGGCGATGGTTTTCGGCGGCATCCCGGAATTATTTCCCAAGCTGCGCATCGGCTATCTCGAGATCGGCTGCGGCTGGATTCCTTACTGGGCGGAGCGCATGGATGAGGAATGGGAGAAGCGGGGCAAGGTCGAGGCGCCGCTCTGCAAGAAGAAGCCGAGCGAGTATATCATGAGCGGGCAGATCTATTACGGCTGCGAGCCGGAAGAGAAGATGATGGGCTACGTCGCGAAGGAGGTCGGATCGGAGATGCTCATGTACGCGTCGGACTATCCGCATTGGGATATGAGCTGGCCGGAGTCGGCGTCGATCATCTGGGCGCGCGAGGATTTGGCACTGGAAGCGAAGAGGAATATTCTCGCGAACAACGCGAGACGGTTTTATAATTTAAGCTAAGAAGCTGTCAGGAAAAAGTATCCAGTAGCCAGAATTCAGAATCCAGAAGGAAAACCTGGAAGCGGGGCTGTCACTGTTTTTTATTCTGGATTCTGGATTCTATATTCTGGATTCTCGGTTCAGTGGAAGCTTACAACTAAAGGAGTAGGAGATGATCGAGACTAAAGGTTTGACGGGAGCGCAGACTCTCCTGCGCGTCCTCGGCGCGATGGGCGTGGAGCGAATCTTCGCCTCGCCGGGCTCCGAGTGGTCGCCGGTTTGGGAGGCGCTCGCCGAGCCGGGAGTAGAGGGAATTCCGCTCTACCTGAGCACGCGCCACGAAGAGGTGGCGGTCGGCATGGCGAGCGGCTACGCCAAAGCGACCGGCAAGCTGCCGGCCGTGATGATCCATACGACCGTCGGCGCGCTTCACGCCACCATGGCGATGCGCGGCGCGCTGCACGAGCAGGTGCCGATGGTTGTCTTCACCGGTGAATCGATCGGCTTCGGCGAAGACGAAGGTCCCGACGTCGGCGGCCAGTGGCTCGGCCATCTCGCCGACATCGGCGGCCCGGCGCGCCTGGTGGAGCGCTCGGTCAAGTGGAGCTTCGGCGTCAACACCAAATCGATCTTGCCCTCGACGATTCAGCGCGCTTGCCGCCTGGCGATGGCGGCGCCGAGGGGCCCGGTGTTTGCCTCAGTGCCGATGGAATATCTGTTCGCCGAAATGACGCACGACGTACCATCCGATAAGGGCGCCGCTCCCGGGGCGACGGCGGATCCTAAAGGGCTCGAAGAACTCGCGGGCATGCTCGTTGCCGCCAAAAACCCGGTCATCGTCGCCGAAGGTGCGGGCCGCACGGAAAAATCGGTTGTGTGCCTCGTCGAGATCGCCGAGCTGCTCGGCGCCGGAGTCGTCGAAACTCGGAGCACCGGCTGCGTTAATTTTCCGCGCGCTCATCCTCTGCATGCCGGCTACGAGCCGGCGGAATACCTCAAGGACGCCGACATGCTGTTTCTCCTGTCCGTGATCGCTCCCTGGCATCCGGCATCGAGAAGGCCGGCGCTTCCCGGAGCGAAAGTCGCCGTCCTCGATGAAAATCCTCTGCGCGCCGAGCTGCCTTATTGGGGATACCAGTCCGACCTTTGCTTGACCGGGGAGATCGAAAGCTCGCTGGAGGAATTACTCGGTCTGCTCAAAAAGCGCGTCGCGAAAGGGGACGGAGAGAGAGACCGGAGGGCCGAGGCGTGGAAAAGCCGTAACGAAACCCGGCGGCGCAAATGGCGCGACGAGGCGCTGGCGCTGGCTGAGACCAAGCCGATGGACACGCGCTGGGTCGCGCACGAAGTAAGCCGGTCCGTGCCGGCCGACGCCATCGTGGTCGAGGAAACCATTACGCACCGTCTCGCCGTCCACCGTTATTTCGATTCCCTCAAGCCGGGGTCTTTCTTCGCCGGCTGCATCGGCGGCCTGGGCACCGGTCTTTCCACGGCGATCGGGGTAAAAGCGGCCCATCCAAAACGCCCCGTCGTCTGCTTGATCGGCGACGGCTCGTTCAATTACGATCCGGCGCCGGCGGCGCTCGGCGCGGCCCAGGAGCATGGGCTGCCGATCCTGATCGTCATGTTCAACAATCAGGGCTATCTATCGCAAAAATCGGGCGTCCCGAAATATTATCCGAACGGCTGGGCGGTCAAGAGCAACCAGTACGCGGGGCTAAACATCGCGCCGTGCCCGGATTACGCCACCATTGCAAAGGCTTTTGACGGCTACGGCGAGAAAGTTGAAGAACCGGGCGAGGTGGGGAGGGCGGTCGAGCGCGGCCTCAAGGCCGTAGCCGCGGGACAACTGGCTTTGATCGATATCCGCCTTCGCCCCGTCGAACAGATTACAAACCGGGGCGAAGGCTAGAAGTTCATCCTCTTCTTTATCCCCTGAGCGTCCAGCGGCGTCCCGGTAACTGCCTCGCGCAAAAGGTGCGGTCGGCGTCGATGCGCCGGTAATTGCCGGCGATGTTGGCGGTCACGTCGAAGCAGTGCTCGTTGCGGCTGAACCGGTAACGCTCGTTGGGCTCGAATACGATCTCGTTCATTCCCGGACGAAGACGAAAAACCTTCTCGCGCGCAACCAGATCGCCGTCCCGCTCCCGGACAGTAAACGTCGTTTCGCACTCTCCGGAGCCGTCGGCGCGGACCCGGACGCGCACGGCGCGGATCGTCTGCCCATCGGCGACCGGATCGGGAGATATGTCGAGATCCACGACCCGCAGCCGATGCTCGCCGCCGCAAGAAACGAAGCGGCCGTCGCCGCCGCCTCTTCGGTCCACGTCGGCGACGATGCAGCTTTGCAGCGCCGCCGCGAAGACGGCGACGCCGCCCAATATCAACAACCGCCGAGCATTTTTCATCGCGTTCTCCTTCCTCCTCGATCAGAGTGGTTTCCCAACGCCAGTTGAGCTTAAGCAACCGCGGCGGCCGTGTCAATGACCCCGCCCGGGAAGTTGACAGGGGCAACATCCGTCGGATACGCTTCGAACGAGCGCGGTTTTCGATAAATTCCGGCGAGACGAGAGGTAAGAAACATGCCATCCACATTTCGCGAGCAGCTTATCGCTTTGCGGGACCGCAGGCACAGCAAGGATCACCCGTTCTTCGATAAATGGGCGCGCGGCGAATTGAGCAAAGAACAGACGGCGCTCTACTGCATCCAGCATTATCATTTCGTCGGCGAGTATCTGAACTGGATGGCCTACGAGGCTTCGCAGGTGCCGCATCGGGACGTAAAGACCTACCTGTTCGAGAACCTCGGCGACGAGGAAAACCCGGAGGACCGCCATCTCGACATGCTGACGGACTACGTCGTCGCGTCAGGTTTGAAAAGGGAGAGCGTGGAGAGATCGGCCGTGCTTCCAGGCACCGAGGGGTTGCAGAACTGGGGCTGGCGCATGGTCTATCAAAAGCCGTGGACGGCCGCGCTGGCGGGAATGTTCATCGGGCTCGAATCCCAGTTTCTCGATATCTGCAAGAAGCTCGTGCCCGCGCTCCATAAGCACTACGGTTACCGGCCGGGAGCGCGCGAGATACGCTTTTTCGAGGAGCACATCGGCGCGGACGAGATCCACGGCGCCAAAGGTTTCGCGATCGTGGAGAAATACTGCACGACGCCCGAGCAGCAGGAGCTTGCGCTAAAAACCGTGGAAGAGGCGACGATCCGGCGCTGGCGCTACATGAACGGCGTCTATTGGTTCGCGCTGCACGGAAGAGAAGACGACACGCCGGCGGCTTAGCAGGGTGCTGAAAAACTCCGTTCATCCTTCGACAAAGCTCAGGACGAACGGAGGATGGATTGAAATCATTGGAGAATTTCCGTTCGTGCTGAGGCTCTCGAAGCACGAGTGGTTTTTTTCAGCATCCTGTTAGTTCCTTCGCCGACGCTCCAAATCCTCATAGCGGGCCCAATCAAACCGGAACGACGGTCCCTTTTTCGAGATTGTAGCGGTGTCGTTGGATCTTTTCGAGATCGTAGCTCAAGAAGCGAAAGACCACCGCGGGCCCTTCGACCGCGCGGGTGGAATGAATGTCGCCCGGAACGTAGGCATGGGCGACGCCGGGAGAGAGACGGTGCAGATCTTTTTTCTCCAACGTGGCCCGGCCGGGAGTGTTGCCGTCGTCGGTCCTCCGGTAGAGCGTGATCTCGGTCAACCCGCTGTAGGAGCCGTAGACGACCCAGCAGGGGCCGTGATCGTGCGGCATGTTGCCGTGCGTCTGCTGATGGACGTGGCCCATCTGGATGAAACCGAAATCCGGATCGCGATAAAGCTCGCGCGAAGGTTTCGCCTCGCGGATCAGATCGGCGATCCATGGCTCGTCGCGAGGCGTGGCCTTGAGCATCTTTTCCATCAGAGCTTTCACCTTGAACGGCAGCTCGGGATCTTTGCCTCCGCCCCAAACCGAGCGGATCTCCGCGATGTACCGCTCGAACGAGCTCTCTCCGGGTTGCGCGCTGACCGCCATGAGCGCACCTCCTTTCGACGATTTTGCTTTTATCATTTTCCGTGTCGCTTCGTCCAGCACGCGCATTGACATCCGAGCAAACCGTTTGATAGCTCTAGATTGCATCGGGAAAGCTCTCACGTGACGATCGATCTCAAAGAGCTGCGCCGCGTCATGGGCCACTTCGCCACCGGCGTCACCGTCGTGACCACGAAAGACGGAGCGGATACGCCTTTCGGTCTTACGGCCAATGCCTTTGCTTCGTTGTCGCTCCAGCCTCCGCTGGTGCTGGTCTGCGTCGATAAAGGCGCGCACTGCTATTCGTGCTTCGAGGGATCGAAGATTTTCGCCGTCAACGTGCTGGGCGAAGGGCAGGAGGAGATATCGCGGCGCTTCGCGACCAAAGGCCCGGAAAAATTCAACGCCGTTCCCTGGCACAAAGGGGAGAGCGGAGTCGCGCTCCTCGATGGCGCGATCAGCCACATCGAATGCAAGGTCGTCTCCGCCTATGACGGCGGGGATCACACCATCTACGTCGGGGAAGTGCTTCGCGCCGCGACCACCGGCGCCCGGCCGCTTATTTTTTTTCAGGGAAAGTACCACCGGCTGCCGGGCTAGCCCGGATTACTCACACGATCAGCCCTCAAGCGCGAGCCCTTCGACTTCCCTCAGGACAGGCCGCTCCAGGCGAGGGCAATAGAAAAGAAAAAAGCGCTCGCGCTCTCGGGCTTCCCGCTTCCACGCGGGCGCGGTTCCGCAGGGGGCGAGAATGAAAGCCGCAGGCAAGCCCTTCGGGATGGCAAATCTCAAATTTCAGATTGCAATATGAAATCTGAGATATGAGATTCCGAGCGGAGCGAGGACTTGGCTGGAAGGCTCGCCCTTGAGGAACCGAGGGAAATGACACTCTGTTGTGATAGGATTACCGGTGGAATGAATAATCCAGTCTAGGGCGGGCCGGTTCGGCGGGGCTGGGGAATGGACGCGCCGTCCCGCGTCTATGAATTTTTCAGTGGATTTTTTACCTGGATCGGTTATTTTGTAGCGAGATTATCGGCAGGGCGCAAAGTTGGGACTGTTCGATGATTCTTGCGCATTGGCGCTGAGGGACACGTGAATTTCTATGAGTAAGCCTATGACACTATCCACGGAGTCACGTACGGAGCCATGGCCGAGCCTTCCGCTCGACGCCTGGAGCCCGACGTACGCAACCCTGCACTTGTGGACCCAGATAGTGGGAAAGATTCGTCTCGCCCAAAGCCCCTGGATCAATCACTCGTGGCACACGACGCTTTATGTGACGGCCAGGGGCCTCACCACTTCGCCGATCCCGTATGGCACCCGGACGTTTCAAATCGACTTCGACTTTCTCCGGCACGAGGTGACGATTCTGCCCAGCAACGGCGGCATCGGCATCGTCGCGCTCCAGCCGCAATCCGTCGCGACGTTTTACCGGCGTATCAGGGAGCAGATGGACCATCTAAAGCTTGACGTGAAAATAAATACAAAACCCAACGAAGTTCCGGAGGCCATTCCCTTCGACCAGGATGAGTCGCACGGCGCGTACGACCGCGAGTACGCCAATCGGTTCTGGCGCATCTTGGTCCAGTCGGATCGGGTGTTCAAGCGCTTTCGCGGCCGCTTCATCGGCAAGTCGAGCCCGGTGCATTATTTCTGGGGCGCTCCCGACCTGGCCGTGACGAGATTCTCCGGCCGCCGCGCGCCCGAACACCCCGGAGGGATTCCGAACTTGCCGGATAGAGTGGCCCGGGAGGCCTACTCGCACGAAGTCAGCAGTTGCGGTTTCTGGCCCGGAGGAGGTCCTATTCCTTATCCGGCGTTTTATTCCTATGCCTATCCCGAGCCCGCCGGTTTTGCCCAAGCTCGCGTCAAGCCGGACCTGGCGTTCTATAGTCCCGAGCTGCGCGAGTTTATCCTGCCGTACGATATGGTCCGGCAAGCGGAGTCGCCCGACGACGCGCTGCTCGAGTTCCTGCAGTCGACCTATGAGGCGGCGGCGGATCTGGGCCAGTGGGATCGCAAGTCGCTGGAGCGCGAGGGCGCCTGACCTCTTCCGACTCGCCCGCCTATTGTTAACGCCGCAGATGTGATTAGTTGGTGAGATGTGATGTAGGGAGGTCCTGTGCCGCAGTCTGAAACGGAGTCGCGCGCAAAGCGCGCCGTCGCGCGCGCTTTCAGCGTGGTGGAAGACATCGTCTACATCGGACTCGGCCTTCTTCTCGCCGGCAGCTCGCTCATCCTTCTAAGCACCGGGATGATCGGTTTCGCGCAGAGCTTGACGTCCGGATCGTTCGCCGAAACCATCGTCGGCCTGCTGGACCGCATCCTGTTGATCCTTCTGTTCGTGGAGCTGTTGTATACCCTCCAGGTTTCGTTCCGGGAGCATGCCTTGATTCCCGAGCCGTTTCTCCTCGTCGGGCTCATCGCCGCGATCCGGCGCATCCTGGTGTTGACCGCCGAGTTCGCCGAGATCGTGGACAAGCCCGAAGCCATCTTTCGCCATTTCATCATCGAGCTGGGGGTGCTGACGTTCCTCATCGTTACTCTCGTTTTCTCGCTGTTCCTCTTGCGCAGATCCGGTTGGAGAAGCGGCGCCGGGCGCGCGACTTGAGGCCGAGAGGAGAGACCTGCGGCGGGAATCGGACGTCGTTAGAGCGCGAAGCAGGACGAAAAAACGTGACGCCAAGTAAAACTTCGACCATCGGAATGGCGGCGGCGATTTTTGCCGTTGGTTTGTTTGCGCCTGGTCCCGCCGCGGCCAATCCATACTTGGCAAAGCCGGGCGAAGCGCCGGTGAATATCCGGATCGCCACGTGCGCCGTTTCCGGAGGATTCATTCATCTCTACACCGCCCTGGATAACGGTTTGTTCGAAAAATACGGCATTAAAGCCAACCACATTTATATCCGCGGCAGCGGCATCTCGCTCGCCGCGCTGTCGGCGGATGAGATCCAGTTTCTCTACTGCGCCGCGGACGGCACGATCCCGGGCATGGCGACCGGCATCGAAGGGAGGCTGGTGGCCGCGCCGCTCGTGGGGCTCCCTTACGTGCTGCTCGCGCGCAAGGACATCAAGCGGCCGGAGGATCTAAAAGGCAAGAGCATCGGCGTGACGCGCCCGGGCGATTTGAGCTTTCGCCTGTCGCGCGCGCTGTTAAAGAAGTTCAGCCTGAGCGAGGCCGAGGTCAATCTGCGTCCGGTCGGCGGCAGCCAGTCCGAACGGTACAATGCCATGGTCCAGGACATCATCCAGGCGATCATTATCACGCCGCCGCTCGACGTGCGCGGGAAGAGAGACGGCTTCAATCTGATTTACCGGCTGAACGATCTCAATCTGCCGTTCATCTACAGCTCGCTCCACAGCAATCCGAAAACGATCCAGGAGAAGCCGCATATCGTGCAGCGGTTCGTCGCCGCAATGGCCGAGTCGGTCGAGTTCGTGGAAAAAAATCCGGTCAAGGCTAAGGCTGCGGTGAGCAAGGCGCTGAAGCTCAAGGACGAGGACGCGCTCCAGTCCTCCTACGACGCGTACGCCAAGTCGATCATCAACCGGAGAATGCTCGTGCCCGGCGACCAAGTGGCGGAGGCGGTGGAGCTGGCGAAGGCCGAGACCAACGTGCGGCGCAAGGCCGCCGAGATCTACGACAACCGCTTCGCCGCGGATCTGGAAAAGAGCGGCTTTCTGAAAGAGCTCTGGGGCGGGAAGATTCCGTAAAGAAAAGTCATATAAGCGTCTCAGAAAACTTACGCGACATTTTAACCAGAGGGGAAAAATACTTTCTGCTGGGACTGAAGCTCCAATTCAGGGAAAAAAGCAACCTAATGTCGTTAGATGGGATAGTAAGAGAATTTACTTCAATCGCAAGGCTAGCGCTGCGCTTCAGCCGCGGCGCTTCACGATCGCACCATGCGCCGCCGGCTGCAAGCGCTTGGTTAGCCGCCAGACTTTCGAAGTGGGATCGTGAACGTCACCCCCTTGCCGCGTTCGAACCCAATGTCGTACCGATAGCTTTGATAGTCTGGGTCTCCGCCATTGATGCGGAGCGACACTTCCAGTAGCTGGACTCTATCAATCGCGTCGCTGTAGTTGTTCACGACCGTGGTGATTGGAAGAACCAGGTCGTTGTAGGTCGCGAGTACCTGCGCGGGCCTGAACTTGAGGTGCGAGTCCTCGGGTAATACGAACCGGTTCACAATTACGAGTCGCCCGTCCGTTAGCCGCTGAAAGTACACTGGCGAGACTAGCTTGAGCACGGCCTCTCCAGCCGGCCCGCGAAGAGTTGCGTCTCCGCTAAACCACGCCAGCAGATCGACTTTCTCAGGAGGCAGTTCTACGCCCTGGCGCGTTGTACACGTAAGACGAGCTTCAAGGCCAACGGACTGAATGGTTGCACTCGCGGTGCCGGAACCAGTGGTACCGGGCGGGACGACCACCAAGTCGCGGCCAGCTTGGTAGACGGTTGCGTTTGGCGAGTCCTTGATGGTCGCCTCTTGCCTTGGCGTCGGTGACGCCTTCTTCTCGGTTAGAGGCTTCTGGGTTGCTTCCGTTTGCGGAGGCTGCGCAGAGGCGCCCGTCTGTCCGGTTGAGGGACTCGGATTGTCCGCACGAACCGAACCGGGCGGTGGTGTCGGTCTGAAGAACAGCAGCATCGCGACAACGACGGCACTAAAAATAAGCCACCCTGCCACAGACGCCTTCACCCAGAACGGGTACGGTTCCAGAAATGGTATAGCAACCGTCAGCCACTCAAGTATCTTCTTCGGCACTGTACCTCCGACTCGAGTCGAGTGCGGCTAGCGCACGGCATGGCGGCCTATCTCCCTACTGGCCCGCAGCCTATTTCGTCCGCCGACCGCCGTCAAGTCGAATCAACGCAGTCGACTTTCAATTGGTCGACGCTTCAATCTCATTGTAGACGCCCTTGTGCGCGCCTTCGGGGCGTGTCTCTTCGATATCGCTAAACTTTCCGGACCGAATCGGAATCGGCCGCCTTCCGGGAGATAATAAAGGGCAGGGGAGTAGCTATGCCGGCCGCGTCGGCTCTTCATAGAGCCGGAGCTGAAAATCCCGAATCTCGCGGATACGCTCGAAGTCTCGACGATTGCCCGTGAAAACCACCGCCCCGATCTTTCGCGCCGTTAGAGCTATTAAAACATCGTGGGTGAGCCGCGCGATTCCTCTAGCTTCAAAGCCGTGCCGAAGTCCGAACTGGCGGAGAACCTGGCCGGCTTCAAACCAGACCTGCTTGTCCGGCGGAACCATGCGATCCAACCGGTCAAAGGTATGGTAAACCCTTTCTAATCGTCGAAGCGTGAATCGGTCCTTGGCGCCGGCGTAGAGTTCTGCAAAAACCACGCTGCTCATATAGAGCAACGTTGGCCGCAGCAGAAACTCAAAATCGTGGATCTCGTCGCCTCTTCTTAAGAACGGTAGGTAGATGGAGGTGTCCAGGATCGCCTTAGCGGGCGAGACTGCCATAGATGTCTTCGATGCTGCAGGAGCCCTTGACCGAGAGGAGAACTTTGCGGATCTCTTCATCCGCGATAACCAGATCCAAGGCCCGTTCCACGGCCTCCGTCTCCGTCTTGGCGGAGAGAATCTCCTTGGCTTTCTTTATCTTCGCCACCGGCAAAACGAGCTGCTTACGGGCTTTCTCTGCGGGCTTCATGCCAACCTCTTAAATGGTTTCAATTAGACGATGTGTATTGTATCCGGACTCCGGCACATGTCAAGGTATAGCAGACCTCGGACCTCGCCGCACGGCTGACCATTGACCACAACCACATGCCCGCGCTTATAGATAGTCGTAGAGGCCATCGTCGTCGCCTTCCCAGGCTTGTTGGAGACGATCAGCGGCAAGTTGGCTCCACCCCAATCCCTCTAAGTCCCGCTCGGAGATCGGTTGGATCAGAGCGTAGGGCTTGCCGTGACGAGTCACGATAATGGATTCCTTTTTCCTTCTGGCCTGGGCCAGGTATGCAGTCAACCGATTCTTGGCCTCCGCGACGCTAACGAATTTCATGAGCCAACCTCCTCGCATACTATCGCCAGAAGTATAGTCATAATCCAACAACCCGTCAAAGAGCCTTCAGTAACCCTGCCGGCATTCGCAACGCCGCCGGGCCTTAGATGAAAACCGGAAATACCGAGCTCTTCCTAATTTTTCCTCCTATGTATTTAACGCAATCGGTACTCCGCCAAAAGACTTTCCAGAGAGTCGAAGTCGGCCAGCGTTCTAAGCGAAGCGTAAGTCGGAAAAATCATCGGCAGATTCCCTTTGTCGTAGAGCTGCATCGCTCTTTCAGGAGCGATCCATAAGGCGTGAGCGACTTCCTCGGAGCGCTCCAGCGGAGTTTGCTCCGGCGGGAGGACGGCGATGAAAAATCTGGTGTCGAAGCGGACGGCGAACTCTTCCGGCGTGAGCCAGTGGGAAAAATAGCGCAGCCCGCTTCCGTTGCAGAAAAGGTTTTCGGATTCCAATATCTCGCCAAAAGAGATTCGTTTCTGGACCACTCTTTGCCGCTTCTCTTCGCTGAGGTTTGCGGTTCGGCCATCCGGCGTTAACGCCAGCAGCACTCCGACTTCTTCGAAAAGTTCGCGCGCTCCGGCTACCCAGTGGCCGAGAGCGACCTCCGGTTTCAGGTGCGCGCCGATGATATTTCTCGCTTCTTGCGGCGTGACGCCCGCGCAGCGCTTCAGAGTTTTCTCTGAGTAATCTTCTTTTCGGACGCTGCCGCCGGGAAAAACGTACGCGCCGCCGAGAAAATCCATTTTATCGGGCCGGCGCGTCAAGAAAACTTCCATGCCGCCGGATTCCTCGGAACGGAGAAGAATCACCGTAGCGGCGTTCTTCGGCGGCGGCGCTGAGGTCATGCCAACGGCGTCGGCTCCGTCGCCTCAAACTTCGCACTGCACGGAGCGCCGGGAGCGTGGTAGAAGTAAAATTGTTTTCCGATGCGCGGAAGAAAGATGATGCTTGAAGAAACGGTGCCATAATCGGCGCCGGGGATATGGACGCAGAGCGCGTCCTTCGGCTCTTCGGAACTGATCGCCGACGAGTGATCGCTCAAGACGCCATGGAGAATTTCTACGGCGGAACCAACCTGTGCTCCCGGTTCTTTGAGCTGTGATCGCAATGAGACCGCCGCTGTCGAGAAAAGCTCACGCGCGTGGTTGAGCTTGCCGCCGCCGAACTCGGTAAACGACGTGTTGCCGAAGACCTGCAGGCCGGGAGCCAGATCCACCCGGCGGATGCCGGCTTTGTCGTTGTATGCGACGAACGCAGCATCCGGCGTTGCTATCAAGAGAAGAAACGGTTGATAGTTCGACCCACGCTCACGTCCCAGCCATGCGCACGCCTCAGCGGCA
This window contains:
- a CDS encoding NRDE family protein, coding for MCTLAVYLREFDGYPLVVAANRDEHYSRPSASPRLLAKDPAIFGGQDLVARGTWLGVNEHGLAAAIVNRRAEAPDTDGTPRSRGLLCLDMLGAKNAAEACAWLGRERGSNYQPFLLLIATPDAAFVAYNDKAGIRRVDLAPGLQVFGNTSFTEFGGGKLNHARELFSTAAVSLRSQLKEPGAQVGSAVEILHGVLSDHSSAISSEEPKDALCVHIPGADYGTVSSSIIFLPRIGKQFYFYHAPGAPCSAKFEATEPTPLA
- a CDS encoding type II toxin-antitoxin system Phd/YefM family antitoxin, translating into MKFVSVAEAKNRLTAYLAQARRKKESIIVTRHGKPYALIQPISERDLEGLGWSQLAADRLQQAWEGDDDGLYDYL
- a CDS encoding PIN domain-containing protein, which produces MAVSPAKAILDTSIYLPFLRRGDEIHDFEFLLRPTLLYMSSVVFAELYAGAKDRFTLRRLERVYHTFDRLDRMVPPDKQVWFEAGQVLRQFGLRHGFEARGIARLTHDVLIALTARKIGAVVFTGNRRDFERIREIRDFQLRLYEEPTRPA